In Sorghum bicolor cultivar BTx623 chromosome 8, Sorghum_bicolor_NCBIv3, whole genome shotgun sequence, one genomic interval encodes:
- the LOC8071488 gene encoding skin secretory protein xP2 isoform X2: MFTPKRGGRSEIVFVSPTGEEIKNKRQLSQYLKAHPGGPASSEFDWGTGDTPRRSARISEKVKVFDSPEGEKIPKRSRNSSGRKGRPGKKEATKTEEAKDAETGEEAEEAPTEDATKETDVEMKRAEEAKEASAETEDTEKSADKADDAPAPAPMEEAPAPAPMEEDKKETEKPAESVVALPAPTEDKKGDAKPAEHEAVAPAPVSNPTENSAPAPAEPAVVPAPAPETKSDAEPVAVDAPAPETKSDADLAAVTAPAPEAKLDAEPAAVVAPASETKPDAEPAAVTAPAPEAKSDAEPASKSDAVAADLAPGTKADAAAADPAPGAKLDAAAPVENSTNKGGNQESQPVNNGQVPHSTVKCI; this comes from the exons ATG TTTACTCCCAAGAGAGGGGGAAGATCTGAGATTGTTTTTGTTTCACCAACTGGCGAGGAAATTAAGAACAAGAGGCAACTAAGCCAATACCTGAAGGCACACCCTGGAGGACCTGCTTCTTCAGAGTTTGATTGGGGAACTG GTGATACTCCAAGGCGTTCTGCTCGCAttagtgagaaagtgaaggtatTTGATAGCCCAGAGGGCGAGAAGATCCCAAAACGCAGCAGAAACTCAAGTGGTAGGAAGGGTAGGCCAGGGAAGAAGGAAGCCACTAAAACTGAAGAAGCCAAAGATGCTGAAACTGGCGAGGAGGCAGAGGAGGCCCCTACTGAAGATGCTACAAAGGAGACTGATGTGGAGATGAAGCGCGCTGAAGAGGCGAAGGAAGCTTCTGCTGAAACTGAAGATACTGAGAAGTCTGCAGACAAGGCTGATGATGCTCCTGCTCCAGCACCAATGGAAGAAGCTCCTGCTCCAGCACCAATGGAAGAAGATAAGAAAGAAACTGAGAAGCCAGCTGAATCTGTTGTAGCTCTTCCTGCACCAACGGAGGATAAGAAAGGAGATGCCAAGCCAGCTGAGCATGAAGCTGTGGCTCCAGCTCCAGTAAGCAACCCAACTGAGAACtcagctcctgctcctgctgagcctgctgttgttcctgctcCAGCACCTGAAACCAAATCAGATGCCGAGCCTGTTGCTGTTGATGCTCCGGCACCTGAAACCAAATCAGATGCCGATCTTGCTGCTGTCACTGCTCCAGCACCTGAAGCCAAATTAGATGCTGAGCCTGCTGCTGTCGTTGCTCCAGCGTCTGAAACCAAACCAGATGCTGAGCCTGCTGCTGTCACTGCTCCAGCACCTGAAGCCAAATCAGATGCTGAGCCTGCTAGCAAATCAGATGCTGTTGCTGCTGATCTAGCGCCTGGAACCAAGGCAGATGCTGCTGCCGCTGATCCAGCACCTGGAGCCAAGCTAGACGCTGCTGCTCCAGTAGAGAACTCCACCAACAAAGGCGGAAACCAGGAGAGCCAGCCCGTGAACAACGGGCAGGTGCCGCACTCAACGGTGAAGTGCATCTGA
- the LOC8071488 gene encoding methyl-CpG-binding domain-containing protein 10 isoform X1: protein MATPGEQKAPAAAAAAEEVVSVEMPAPDGWTKKFTPKRGGRSEIVFVSPTGEEIKNKRQLSQYLKAHPGGPASSEFDWGTGDTPRRSARISEKVKVFDSPEGEKIPKRSRNSSGRKGRPGKKEATKTEEAKDAETGEEAEEAPTEDATKETDVEMKRAEEAKEASAETEDTEKSADKADDAPAPAPMEEAPAPAPMEEDKKETEKPAESVVALPAPTEDKKGDAKPAEHEAVAPAPVSNPTENSAPAPAEPAVVPAPAPETKSDAEPVAVDAPAPETKSDADLAAVTAPAPEAKLDAEPAAVVAPASETKPDAEPAAVTAPAPEAKSDAEPASKSDAVAADLAPGTKADAAAADPAPGAKLDAAAPVENSTNKGGNQESQPVNNGQVPHSTVKCI, encoded by the exons ATGGCGACGCCCGGCGAGCAGAAGgcgccggccgcggcggcggcggcggaggaggtcgTGTCCGTGGAGATGCCCGCACCAGACGGGTGGACGAAGAAG TTTACTCCCAAGAGAGGGGGAAGATCTGAGATTGTTTTTGTTTCACCAACTGGCGAGGAAATTAAGAACAAGAGGCAACTAAGCCAATACCTGAAGGCACACCCTGGAGGACCTGCTTCTTCAGAGTTTGATTGGGGAACTG GTGATACTCCAAGGCGTTCTGCTCGCAttagtgagaaagtgaaggtatTTGATAGCCCAGAGGGCGAGAAGATCCCAAAACGCAGCAGAAACTCAAGTGGTAGGAAGGGTAGGCCAGGGAAGAAGGAAGCCACTAAAACTGAAGAAGCCAAAGATGCTGAAACTGGCGAGGAGGCAGAGGAGGCCCCTACTGAAGATGCTACAAAGGAGACTGATGTGGAGATGAAGCGCGCTGAAGAGGCGAAGGAAGCTTCTGCTGAAACTGAAGATACTGAGAAGTCTGCAGACAAGGCTGATGATGCTCCTGCTCCAGCACCAATGGAAGAAGCTCCTGCTCCAGCACCAATGGAAGAAGATAAGAAAGAAACTGAGAAGCCAGCTGAATCTGTTGTAGCTCTTCCTGCACCAACGGAGGATAAGAAAGGAGATGCCAAGCCAGCTGAGCATGAAGCTGTGGCTCCAGCTCCAGTAAGCAACCCAACTGAGAACtcagctcctgctcctgctgagcctgctgttgttcctgctcCAGCACCTGAAACCAAATCAGATGCCGAGCCTGTTGCTGTTGATGCTCCGGCACCTGAAACCAAATCAGATGCCGATCTTGCTGCTGTCACTGCTCCAGCACCTGAAGCCAAATTAGATGCTGAGCCTGCTGCTGTCGTTGCTCCAGCGTCTGAAACCAAACCAGATGCTGAGCCTGCTGCTGTCACTGCTCCAGCACCTGAAGCCAAATCAGATGCTGAGCCTGCTAGCAAATCAGATGCTGTTGCTGCTGATCTAGCGCCTGGAACCAAGGCAGATGCTGCTGCCGCTGATCCAGCACCTGGAGCCAAGCTAGACGCTGCTGCTCCAGTAGAGAACTCCACCAACAAAGGCGGAAACCAGGAGAGCCAGCCCGTGAACAACGGGCAGGTGCCGCACTCAACGGTGAAGTGCATCTGA